The following are from one region of the Streptomyces tuirus genome:
- a CDS encoding SIS domain-containing protein produces MTHVEDELTSQPECWARAASQAPRWAKVLPAPGERVAIVGCGTSYFMAQAAAALREGAGQGETDAFAASEFPHGRRYDRVVALTRSGTTTEVLDLLGRLKGGTPTTAITADPDTPVRTAADALAVLDFADERSVVQTRFATTALTLLRAHFGLHPDTAVTDARTALAEPLPEGAVQCGQFTFLGRGWSVGLANEAGLKMREAALAWAEAYPAMEYRHGPISISTEGTATWMLGDAPDGLAQQVRDTGALWIAGALDPLAELVRVHRLAIAVAASRGLDPDTPRHLTRSVILEP; encoded by the coding sequence ATGACGCATGTCGAGGACGAGCTGACCAGCCAGCCCGAGTGCTGGGCGCGTGCCGCGTCGCAGGCGCCCCGATGGGCGAAGGTACTGCCGGCGCCGGGGGAGCGGGTCGCGATCGTCGGCTGCGGCACCTCGTACTTCATGGCGCAGGCCGCCGCCGCCCTGCGCGAGGGCGCGGGGCAGGGCGAGACCGACGCGTTCGCCGCCTCGGAGTTCCCCCACGGCCGCCGCTACGACCGGGTCGTCGCCCTCACCCGCTCCGGCACCACGACCGAAGTCCTGGACCTGCTGGGCCGCTTGAAGGGCGGCACCCCGACCACCGCGATCACCGCCGACCCGGACACGCCCGTCAGGACGGCCGCCGACGCCCTCGCCGTCCTGGACTTCGCGGACGAACGCTCCGTCGTCCAGACCCGGTTCGCGACCACGGCCCTCACCCTGCTCCGCGCCCACTTCGGCCTCCACCCCGACACCGCCGTCACCGACGCGCGCACCGCCCTCGCGGAGCCGCTGCCCGAAGGGGCTGTGCAGTGCGGTCAGTTCACCTTCCTGGGGCGCGGCTGGAGCGTCGGACTGGCCAACGAGGCCGGGCTGAAGATGCGCGAGGCCGCCCTGGCCTGGGCGGAGGCCTACCCCGCGATGGAGTACCGGCACGGCCCCATCAGCATCAGCACCGAGGGCACGGCCACCTGGATGCTGGGCGACGCACCGGACGGACTCGCCCAACAGGTGCGCGACACCGGCGCGTTGTGGATCGCCGGGGCACTGGACCCGCTCGCCGAACTCGTCCGCGTCCACCGGCTGGCGATCGCCGTCGCCGCCTCCCGGGGGCTGGACCCCGACACCCCACGCCACCTGACGCGCTCGGTGATCCTCGAACCCTGA
- a CDS encoding DeoR/GlpR family DNA-binding transcription regulator: MSRDARWKALLELLVERGRLDVEDAAAELGVSAATIRRDFDGLAEQQMLVRTRGGAVVHGVSYELPLRYKTARRASEKQRIAKAVADLVAPGEAVGLTGGTTTTEVARALAVRGDLASGSPALTVVTNALNIAGELVVRPQFKIVLTGGVARPQSYELVGPLADGVLGQITVDVAVLGVVAFDATHGATAHDEAEAAINRLLCERAERVVVAADSSKLGQRAFARICPAEAVDTLVTDTAADAGAVRRFEEAGLRVITV; the protein is encoded by the coding sequence ATGTCGCGCGACGCCCGCTGGAAGGCGCTGCTGGAACTGCTCGTGGAGCGCGGCCGGCTGGACGTCGAGGACGCGGCGGCGGAGCTCGGGGTGTCGGCGGCGACGATCCGCCGTGACTTCGACGGGCTCGCCGAGCAGCAGATGCTCGTGCGCACCCGGGGCGGCGCGGTCGTACACGGTGTGTCGTACGAGCTGCCGTTGCGCTACAAGACGGCCCGCCGTGCCTCCGAGAAGCAGCGCATCGCCAAGGCGGTGGCGGATCTGGTCGCGCCGGGCGAGGCGGTCGGGCTCACCGGCGGGACCACCACGACCGAGGTGGCCCGGGCCCTGGCCGTGCGCGGGGATCTGGCGTCCGGTTCGCCCGCGCTGACCGTGGTGACGAACGCGCTGAACATCGCGGGTGAGCTGGTGGTGCGGCCCCAGTTCAAGATCGTGCTGACCGGCGGGGTGGCCCGCCCCCAGTCGTACGAGCTGGTGGGGCCGCTCGCGGACGGGGTGCTCGGGCAGATCACGGTCGATGTGGCGGTGCTCGGCGTGGTCGCGTTCGACGCGACGCACGGCGCCACGGCCCACGACGAGGCGGAGGCCGCGATCAACCGGCTGCTGTGCGAACGTGCGGAGCGGGTGGTGGTGGCCGCGGACTCCAGCAAGCTGGGGCAGCGGGCGTTCGCCCGGATCTGCCCGGCCGAGGCGGTGGACACACTGGTCACGGACACGGCGGCCGACGCGGGCGCGGTCCGGCGCTTCGAGGAGGCGGGGCTGCGGGTCATCACGGTCTGA
- a CDS encoding glycoside hydrolase family 15 protein, with protein sequence MGEAAEDRGVPGGGRRYVPIAEHGLIGDLRSVALVGTDGTIDWYCCPAFDAPSVFASILDAERGGCFELAASVPARTKQFYFPDTNVLITRFFTQDGVGEVQDFMPVGGGPAEAERHRVIRRVVCVRGSIPFHTRVAPRFDYGSLPHTVRLTGDTAVFEAPGLALALTATVPLETDGPDVRGDFKLSEGETAVFALDKVGGEVTPRRCARTEAEEQFAATVAYWRRWLSASRYKGRWREMVHRSALTLKLLTYAPTGAIVAAPTTSLPEELGGERNWDYRYVWVRDAAFCVYALLRLGFTGEAEAFMDFVTRHISPGDGKFSGPLQIMYGIDGRTELPERTLDHLEGHHGSAPVRVGNAAADQLQLDIYGALIDSIYLYDKWAKPISSGHWDDVCGLVDWVCAHWDQSDEGIWETRGGRKNFLYSRLMCWVAIERAIRMANRRGLPADLPRWRECRDTIYRRIMSRGWSEERGAFVQHEDGDVLDAAVLMMPLTKFIAPTDPKWLSTLDVLTEELVSDSLVYRYDPRSSPDGLRGDEGTFSICSFWYVEAMVHAGRIDEARLAFEKMLTYANHLGLYAEEISHTGEQQGNFPQAFTHLALISAAFNLDRALG encoded by the coding sequence ATGGGTGAAGCCGCAGAAGACCGGGGCGTGCCGGGCGGCGGCCGGCGCTACGTGCCGATCGCCGAGCACGGGCTGATCGGCGATCTGCGCAGTGTGGCCCTGGTAGGGACCGACGGCACCATCGACTGGTACTGCTGCCCGGCCTTCGACGCGCCGAGCGTGTTCGCGTCGATCCTGGACGCGGAGCGCGGCGGCTGCTTCGAGCTGGCGGCGTCGGTGCCGGCGCGGACCAAGCAGTTCTACTTCCCTGACACCAACGTTCTGATCACCCGCTTCTTCACCCAGGACGGGGTCGGCGAGGTGCAGGACTTCATGCCGGTCGGCGGCGGGCCGGCCGAGGCCGAGCGGCACCGGGTGATCCGGCGGGTGGTGTGCGTACGCGGCTCGATCCCGTTTCATACGCGCGTGGCACCCCGCTTCGACTACGGTTCCCTGCCGCACACCGTCCGGCTGACCGGCGACACCGCGGTGTTCGAAGCGCCAGGGCTAGCGCTGGCGCTGACCGCGACCGTGCCGCTGGAGACCGACGGGCCCGATGTACGCGGCGACTTCAAGCTCTCCGAGGGCGAGACGGCGGTCTTCGCGCTGGACAAGGTCGGCGGCGAGGTGACGCCCCGCCGGTGTGCGCGCACGGAGGCCGAGGAGCAGTTCGCGGCGACGGTGGCGTACTGGCGGCGCTGGCTGTCGGCCTCCCGGTACAAGGGCCGCTGGCGGGAGATGGTGCACCGCTCGGCCCTGACCCTGAAGCTGCTCACCTACGCGCCGACCGGGGCGATCGTGGCCGCGCCGACGACGAGCCTGCCCGAGGAGCTGGGCGGCGAGCGCAACTGGGACTACCGGTACGTGTGGGTGCGCGACGCGGCGTTCTGCGTCTACGCCCTGCTGCGGCTGGGCTTCACCGGCGAGGCCGAGGCCTTCATGGACTTCGTGACCCGGCACATCAGCCCGGGTGACGGCAAGTTTTCCGGCCCGCTGCAGATCATGTACGGCATCGACGGCCGCACCGAGCTGCCCGAGCGCACCCTGGACCATCTGGAGGGCCATCACGGATCGGCGCCGGTACGGGTCGGCAACGCGGCGGCCGACCAGCTCCAGCTCGACATCTACGGCGCGCTCATCGACTCCATCTACCTCTACGACAAGTGGGCCAAGCCCATCTCCAGCGGCCACTGGGACGATGTGTGCGGACTGGTGGACTGGGTGTGCGCGCACTGGGACCAGTCCGACGAGGGGATCTGGGAGACGCGGGGCGGGCGCAAGAACTTCCTGTACTCGCGGCTGATGTGCTGGGTGGCCATCGAGCGGGCCATCCGGATGGCCAACCGGCGCGGCCTGCCCGCCGACCTGCCGCGCTGGCGGGAGTGCCGCGACACGATCTACCGGCGGATCATGAGCCGGGGCTGGTCCGAGGAGCGCGGGGCCTTCGTCCAGCACGAGGACGGCGACGTCCTGGACGCGGCGGTGCTGATGATGCCGCTGACGAAGTTCATCGCCCCCACCGATCCGAAGTGGCTGTCGACGCTGGACGTGCTCACCGAGGAGCTGGTGTCCGACTCGCTGGTCTACCGCTACGACCCCCGGTCCAGCCCCGACGGGCTGCGCGGTGACGAGGGCACGTTCTCCATCTGCTCCTTCTGGTACGTCGAGGCGATGGTGCACGCGGGCCGGATCGACGAGGCGCGCCTGGCCTTCGAGAAGATGCTGACCTACGCCAACCACCTGGGCCTGTACGCCGAGGAGATCAGCCACACCGGGGAGCAGCAGGGCAACTTCCCGCAGGCGTTCACCCACCTCGCCCTGATCAGCGCGGCGTTCAACCTGGACCGGGCGCTCGGCTGA
- a CDS encoding heavy-metal-associated domain-containing protein: MPATTYAVSGMSCGHCRATLTKVIGELTGVSGVEVDLGSGQVTVTSAAEPDDDMIAEVVDEAGYELTGRV, encoded by the coding sequence ATGCCCGCCACCACCTACGCCGTCTCCGGAATGTCCTGCGGCCACTGCAGGGCCACGCTGACCAAGGTCATCGGGGAGCTGACCGGCGTCAGCGGTGTCGAGGTCGACCTCGGCAGCGGCCAGGTCACCGTCACCAGTGCCGCCGAGCCCGACGACGACATGATCGCGGAGGTCGTCGACGAGGCCGGCTACGAGCTGACCGGGAGGGTCTGA